DNA from Acidaminococcales bacterium:
AATAATGAAAGAAAACTTTCGTCGCTCGGTTGGGCAGCGAAAGTTTTTTTGCATTTTTATTCGTTCGCGTTTTTCGCAAAAAAAGTGGAAATTTTTCGCAAATTTTTTGGAAAGCTACACCATTCGGGCAGTGTTTTAGACGAGCCGTCTAAAACCATTAAGGCGGGAGCGCACGGAGTGCCCGGCGGCGAGAACATGCTTGTGCTTGATGATGGTTCTCTGCGCTATTACACGGTGCGCGAGAGCGCGAGAATACAAACATTTCCCGATGATTACCTCTTTCACGGCTCGTGGACGGAGAGTATGCGTCAAATAGGGAATGCCGTCCCCGTAAAGTTGGCGTACATAATCGGTCAATCGGTAGCAGAACTGATAAACAAGAGTGATATTTAAAAATGTTGAACGATAAACAAATCGACGCTATTGCCGTTGACGATGATAAGCAGACCGCGTACAGCATACAAGGTAAATTCCTTTCGAGCGGCATCGTTGACGCCTAGCCATTGCGAGGGGCATTATCTGCGTGGTTGCAACTGAAAGACCTTGTAAATCTCCAAACTGTTGGAAACGAAAAATTGCAGAGTAAACTCTCCGAAGTCGCGAAAGCGTTTGAGGACGAGCGCGATAGTTTGCTTTGAGCTTGTTGCCACAGCGAAGCTGACTTCTGCGCGAAAATTTAAAAAAGGAGCGATTAAAAAATGAAAGAGATAGTTCCCCGTAAAATATTTACTGTCATCCTATGTTTCCTCATGGTTTTTGCCAATATCCCATTAACCTTTGCCGACGGTGGAGAAGATGAAGAAGAAACGCCGCCGACTGTAATGCGAAAAGCGAGTACGGTCAGAACTGTTAAACCAGGCAATATATACATACCTGATAAAACGCCTGTTGAAGTAGAACTTGTTAATAACATATCATCGAAAACCCATAAAAAAGGGCATATCGTTGACATAAGAGTAATCGAGAACCTAATCGTGAACGGAGTAGTCGTTATCCCAAAGGGGGCGCTTGGCCAATTGCTTGTCACAGAAGCGCATAAAGCCGGAGGTTTTGGCAAAAGAGGCAAACTGGTTCTTACCCCGCAATTTGTCTTTGCGGCAAATAACGAAAAAATTCCTTTAATACCGGACAACTATCAAACCCTCGGCAAAGGCGATGGCGGCGCCGTTGCCGTTGCCGCCGCCGTAACCTTGATTGGGGGCATATTTATGAAAGGTTCGAATACAACATTTAACGCCGGAACAGAATTCACCGTTGCCGTCGATGGCGACATAGATTTAGGATGTACGGAAGAAAACCTTGCGGATGAAATGGATCCAAGCAAAGTGCGCGGAAACGAAATTAAAGTTGTCGCCAAAAGCTAAGTAGCTGCTGATTAATTGCCGACCTTCCCGCAAAACGGCACGGTTGATAAACCAAAAGGGAAGCGGGCGCAAAAGATGAAGCAGCAAACCTTCTCTTATCGGGCAAAACTCAAACATGTCGAAAAAAGAAAAGACACGCCGCTTCAACAGCAGGGCTTCCCACACGGCGGAGTCATCGCAGCTTTTGCTGATGTGTCCCGCAGCTACGCCGCGTTGACGACAATGCCGGAAAACTGCAGGGTTCTGCCGGTTGAAATAAAAGTAAACATGATGCGCCCGGCAGCCGCAAAAAATACTAGCCACCGGCGAAGTGTCAAAATCCGAAAGAATACAGGCAGTTGTCGAACCGACCGTTACCGGCACGGAAAACAGAACACTGGCAAAATGCTTTCCGCCATGTACGCAACGTATGCAAGCTCCGAAAAAGGCGCAATCCGTGAATTGACGCCGTATAAGCGCCTTGACAACGTGCGGGTTTAAGATATAATAAAGTCAAGTTTATATTATCTTAAATTGTAGAGGCGCGGGATGAACTATATCAGAAGAAGCTTAGAGCGGAAATTTATTCGCATGCATGCGTTTTTCAAGGCCGTTTTGGTAACGGGCGCGCGGCAGGTGGGCAAAACCACCATGCTGCGGCATTTGGCGCAAGGCCAAAGCAGGACTTACGTGACGTTGGACAATGTGCAGGCGCGCAATCTCGCAAAGACGGATCCGGCTCTGTTTTTCCAGACGTATAAACCGCCCGTAATCATCGATGAGGTACAGTACGCGCCGGAATTGTTCGGTCAAATCAAGATTCTGTGCGATGCAAGCGATGAACCGGGCTTGTTCTGGCTGACCGGTTCACAGCAGTTTGACATGATGAAAAATGTCCGTGAAACCTTGGCCGGCAGAATCGGTATTTTGACACTGTACAGCCTTTCAAAAAACGAAAAAGACGGCATATTCTTCGACAACGATTTGGATTTCACCTTGCCATGCCTGCAGGCGCGGCAGTTGCAGGCTTCAAAAAATGATATCGCCGACGTGTTCGAACACATATGGCAAGGCGGTATGCCGCAGGTTGTCGGTGCGGATCCCGAGCAGCGGCAGGAATATTACAACGCTTATGTAAACACTTATCTCATGCGCGATGTCGCGGAACTTGGCGGCATTACCAACGCACTGCGCTTTGGGAAGTTCTTGGCCGCCTGCGCCGCGCTTGTCGCAGAGCAAGTCAATTATAAAACACTTGCCGACGCGGCGGAGATTTCACAGCCGACCGCGAAGGAATGGCTCAGACTGTCGGTGGGAATGGGGATTGTTTATCTTCTGATGCCATACGCCAACAATGCGTTGAAACGCCTTGCCAAATCCCCGAAGCTGTATTTTTGCGATACAGGGCTTCCGGCACACCTTTCCATGTGGCTGACGCGGGATACGTTAATGAACGGAGCCGCCGCCGGGCATTTTTTTGAAAACTTCGCGGTCATCGAGCTGCTGAAAAATTACGCATATTCGCAGAGCAAAGCCAACCTGACGTATTATCGGGACGCCAACGCAAAAGAAATAGATATTTTCGTGGAGCGGGACAATTTGATTCACCCGTTGGAAATAAAAAAATCGGCAAATCCGGACAGCCGCTGGATCAGAAAGTTTGAGGTTTTAAACAAGGCTTCCGCAAAACAGGGCGCGGGCGGCATTCTGTGCATGTGCGAGGAAGTCATGCCGATAGATTCCAAAAACTGTTTTATACCATGCAACTTAATTTAGGGTTTGTTTAAAAACGAGTTTTTTAATATAGTGAAACAATATGAATTGACAGATGCAGAATGGTAACGGATAGAAAGCCTGATGCCGCCGTGCTTCTTGCGGCTATCGCTATTTTGGTCATGTAGATGTTTTCAAACAAGGCATGGCCACCATATAGTAATCCGCATCGTAACAGTAAGTTTTGGCAATGTCCACAGTATTCTGTGAAATTGGCTTGGCGGGCGCAAATTGTGAATTTATACTGTTCCCAGATTAAACCCATGCTGTATTTGCGGCCGATTTGCCGCCTTGCTTTGCCCTGAAGCCTACGGATCCATTGGCGTTTGGCGCCGGACGGCAAATTTTCGCGCAAATTTTAAGACAGCATAAATTGCGCGGCAGCGCCGCCCGCAATGGTCTATTGTAATTTGCCGCAAGTTATAGCCTTGACTATAGCGCAGTTTCCATATATTATAACAGTAGCGATAATTTGCGTATTTATGTATTTGCCTGCTTTTGCATGGAATTTGCCCTCATAAAAAATGCTGTTTAACGCCGCGTTATTTTTTCTGCCGAATGTTTTTCTTTATAAATAACAGGGGTATTTTTGTG
Protein-coding regions in this window:
- a CDS encoding DNA cytosine methyltransferase, which encodes NNERKLSSLGWAAKVFLHFYSFAFFAKKVEIFRKFFGKLHHSGSVLDEPSKTIKAGAHGVPGGENMLVLDDGSLRYYTVRESARIQTFPDDYLFHGSWTESMRQIGNAVPVKLAYIIGQSVAELINKSDI
- a CDS encoding PaaI family thioesterase yields the protein MKQQTFSYRAKLKHVEKRKDTPLQQQGFPHGGVIAAFADVSRSYAALTTMPENCRVLPVEIKVNMMRPAAAKNTSHRRSVKIRKNTGSCRTDRYRHGKQNTGKMLSAMYATYASSEKGAIRELTPYKRLDNVRV
- a CDS encoding ATP-binding protein, which produces MNYIRRSLERKFIRMHAFFKAVLVTGARQVGKTTMLRHLAQGQSRTYVTLDNVQARNLAKTDPALFFQTYKPPVIIDEVQYAPELFGQIKILCDASDEPGLFWLTGSQQFDMMKNVRETLAGRIGILTLYSLSKNEKDGIFFDNDLDFTLPCLQARQLQASKNDIADVFEHIWQGGMPQVVGADPEQRQEYYNAYVNTYLMRDVAELGGITNALRFGKFLAACAALVAEQVNYKTLADAAEISQPTAKEWLRLSVGMGIVYLLMPYANNALKRLAKSPKLYFCDTGLPAHLSMWLTRDTLMNGAAAGHFFENFAVIELLKNYAYSQSKANLTYYRDANAKEIDIFVERDNLIHPLEIKKSANPDSRWIRKFEVLNKASAKQGAGGILCMCEEVMPIDSKNCFIPCNLI